A region from the Rhodohalobacter sp. 614A genome encodes:
- a CDS encoding glycosyltransferase family 2 protein — translation MSKLKATVVLPTTRDRGPLLPYSIGSIQHQTLDDIEIFVIGDGVSDATRKVVQKLQSEDSRIKFFDHPKHERRGEVYRHQALQEAKGEIVCYICDRDLMLPNHVGTLYSLLQKYNFAFTAFIRVREDHSVMFDNYSKYFGPASEAPKKFVHRGNAALSSVGHTLAFYQQLPYGWRTTPEGQYTDVYMWKQFLAHPQCQAYSHDEATMLYFKRGNFPGVPVSEREKELKRWSEKISTEKGIEAIKKEALKGLMHDRLRLRLRVISTPLISIKGYDLRELSSQLLERLKKNNSGRRET, via the coding sequence ATGAGTAAGTTAAAAGCAACGGTAGTACTTCCAACAACTAGAGACAGAGGCCCATTGCTTCCTTATTCGATAGGCAGTATCCAACATCAAACATTGGATGATATTGAGATTTTTGTAATTGGTGACGGTGTTTCAGATGCGACCAGGAAAGTAGTTCAAAAACTTCAGAGCGAAGATTCCCGGATAAAGTTTTTCGATCATCCCAAACATGAAAGACGTGGAGAAGTCTATCGTCATCAGGCGCTTCAGGAAGCTAAAGGAGAAATCGTTTGTTACATATGCGACAGAGACCTGATGCTGCCGAACCATGTTGGAACCCTGTATTCTCTACTTCAGAAGTACAATTTTGCATTTACAGCATTTATCCGGGTACGGGAAGATCACAGCGTTATGTTTGATAATTATTCCAAATATTTTGGTCCGGCTTCTGAAGCACCCAAAAAGTTTGTGCACCGGGGAAATGCAGCACTTTCCAGTGTAGGCCATACACTGGCGTTTTATCAACAATTACCCTATGGATGGCGGACAACTCCGGAAGGTCAATACACAGATGTGTACATGTGGAAACAGTTTTTGGCTCATCCTCAGTGCCAAGCATATTCACATGACGAAGCTACCATGCTGTATTTTAAAAGAGGGAATTTCCCCGGCGTTCCCGTTTCTGAAAGAGAAAAAGAACTTAAACGATGGTCGGAAAAAATCTCAACTGAAAAAGGTATTGAAGCCATCAAAAAAGAAGCTTTAAAGGGATTGATGCATGACCGGCTTCGATTGCGATTACGAGTCATTTCTACTCCATTAATTTCGATAAAAGGATACGATTTAAGAGAGCTTTCCTCTCAGTTATTGGAACGATTGAAGAAAAATAACTCAGGCAGAAGAGAGACTTAA
- a CDS encoding alpha-L-fucosidase → MIHKSFLTISLSILLIPFSFSCQSETNSNAQQTTEPQSQDQAISEWESQKYSMFIHFGVYSELGGVWNDERVEIGYSEQIRAHGKIPKEDFREVASTFNPVNWNPDSVAVLARNAGMKSIVITAKHHDGFALYDTEYSNFDIIDATPYGRDIIKELAEATRKQGLDFGVYFSLIDWNYEHAVPISSHNSDSIPPQHHQFNLNQVEELMTEYGPISEIWFDMGKPTLEQSRELKEMVKRHQPNTLVSGRIWNDQGDFVVMGDNVSPDFRMGTLWQTPASMFDETWGYRSWQERGNPQEKALEKLKGLIKVVSNGGNYLLNIGPRGDGSIVEFEKEVLLLIGGWLNKNGEAIYGTTTSPLFEQSWGTVTAKPGKQFLFLTNPPENGRIEIEGLRTQPAEATLLADPSQSIRVNQDGDKYSIDITELPETDLVNVIVIEYEGELKFIPSNTIEASDGGSYPLTSENATDYHSLSGKDYYSTKPTVVKKQWFILNPGKESYQLIVQYPQNQTGKELELLINGEPVNLSFDDQAEMISDRKYEKKIIEINLLPDELNKIELRLSDPSNPHKALAVEDVELVLQ, encoded by the coding sequence ATGATCCATAAGTCATTTCTTACTATATCTCTCAGCATTTTACTTATTCCTTTTTCCTTTTCCTGCCAATCAGAAACCAATTCTAATGCTCAACAAACCACCGAACCTCAATCTCAAGACCAAGCCATCTCCGAATGGGAGTCCCAAAAATACTCCATGTTTATTCATTTTGGGGTGTATTCAGAACTGGGCGGAGTTTGGAATGATGAGCGCGTAGAAATTGGATACAGCGAACAGATTCGCGCACATGGAAAAATCCCGAAAGAAGATTTCAGAGAAGTGGCCAGCACATTCAACCCCGTAAACTGGAACCCGGATTCTGTTGCGGTCTTGGCAAGAAATGCAGGAATGAAATCCATTGTCATCACAGCCAAACACCACGACGGATTTGCGCTTTATGATACGGAGTACTCCAATTTTGATATCATAGATGCCACCCCGTACGGCCGCGACATCATCAAAGAACTGGCAGAAGCCACACGAAAACAGGGGCTCGATTTTGGCGTTTACTTCTCCCTCATTGACTGGAATTATGAACACGCCGTGCCGATTTCATCTCATAACAGTGATTCCATCCCTCCGCAGCATCACCAGTTCAATTTAAACCAAGTGGAAGAATTGATGACCGAATACGGACCGATCTCAGAAATTTGGTTTGATATGGGTAAGCCAACACTTGAGCAAAGCAGAGAGCTGAAAGAGATGGTGAAGAGGCATCAGCCCAACACATTGGTCAGCGGACGAATCTGGAATGACCAGGGCGATTTTGTGGTGATGGGCGATAACGTCTCTCCCGATTTCCGGATGGGAACATTGTGGCAAACCCCGGCGTCCATGTTCGACGAAACCTGGGGATATCGATCCTGGCAGGAACGTGGCAATCCACAGGAAAAAGCTCTCGAAAAATTGAAAGGCCTGATTAAAGTGGTCAGTAATGGCGGGAATTATCTGCTGAATATCGGTCCGAGAGGAGATGGAAGTATTGTAGAATTTGAGAAAGAAGTATTGCTGCTCATAGGCGGCTGGCTCAACAAAAATGGCGAGGCCATTTACGGTACAACCACTTCTCCCCTGTTTGAACAGAGCTGGGGAACGGTCACCGCCAAACCGGGCAAACAATTCCTTTTTCTGACAAATCCGCCTGAAAACGGACGAATCGAAATCGAAGGTCTCCGAACTCAACCGGCTGAAGCAACTTTACTTGCTGATCCGTCTCAATCAATCAGAGTAAACCAGGACGGTGACAAATACAGTATCGACATCACTGAATTGCCTGAAACGGATCTCGTGAATGTAATCGTGATTGAATACGAAGGAGAGTTAAAGTTTATCCCCTCAAATACTATAGAGGCATCTGATGGTGGTTCATACCCGTTGACTTCCGAAAATGCTACTGATTACCACAGCCTGAGCGGAAAAGATTACTATTCTACAAAGCCAACTGTTGTAAAAAAACAGTGGTTTATTTTGAATCCAGGAAAAGAATCCTATCAACTGATCGTTCAATATCCGCAGAATCAAACGGGTAAAGAGTTGGAACTGTTGATTAACGGAGAACCGGTCAACCTTTCTTTTGACGATCAAGCCGAGATGATTTCCGATAGAAAATATGAGAAGAAAATTATCGAAATCAATCTTTTACCGGACGAACTTAACAAAATCGAATTGAGACTTTCCGATCCGTCCAATCCTCATAAAGCTTTGGCAGTTGAAGACGTAGAACTCGTGCTGCAATAA
- a CDS encoding Gfo/Idh/MocA family protein — protein sequence MNKKIALVGCGIWGQNILKELIILNSEVHVFETNPALRDTAIKLGAVQFSDGLPSVNDNFDGLIVATPSTTHRPVLEKLAGLDIPVFLEKPLTTNLEDALALRELSHDDIYLMHIWLYHPGILMLKDIAQSKELGNVLGVRSTRANWTSPRTDTDSVWNLSPHDITIAKAVLGYIPDPKSAIAECHHGIIRGLVALLGDDPYCIFEVSNRYERKVREVRIHCEKGVAILEDEKVDAIKIVRGDAASDPKKMEIEFRKFDKTPPLRFEIREFLDFLNGGATPRSSFEDGLEVIKTIHDIVELAK from the coding sequence ATGAATAAAAAAATTGCTCTTGTTGGCTGTGGAATTTGGGGTCAAAATATTTTAAAAGAACTTATAATCCTCAATTCTGAAGTTCACGTGTTTGAGACGAATCCGGCTCTTCGAGATACAGCCATCAAACTTGGAGCCGTTCAGTTTTCAGACGGATTACCTTCGGTGAATGATAATTTCGATGGATTAATTGTTGCTACTCCTTCTACTACTCACCGACCGGTACTCGAAAAACTGGCTGGACTTGATATCCCGGTTTTCCTGGAAAAACCCCTGACAACAAACCTCGAAGATGCGCTGGCACTTCGGGAGCTTTCTCATGATGATATTTACCTGATGCATATCTGGTTGTATCATCCCGGCATTTTAATGCTGAAGGATATTGCACAGTCCAAGGAGCTGGGGAACGTGCTGGGGGTTAGGTCAACCCGGGCAAACTGGACGAGTCCGCGGACAGATACCGACAGCGTATGGAATCTCTCGCCGCATGATATCACCATTGCAAAGGCAGTTTTAGGTTACATTCCGGATCCAAAATCAGCTATTGCAGAGTGTCATCATGGAATAATCAGAGGATTGGTAGCACTTCTCGGGGACGATCCGTATTGTATTTTTGAAGTTTCCAACAGGTATGAACGGAAAGTCAGAGAGGTGAGGATTCACTGTGAAAAAGGCGTTGCAATTCTTGAAGATGAGAAAGTAGATGCCATCAAAATAGTTCGCGGAGATGCTGCAAGTGATCCCAAAAAAATGGAAATCGAATTCAGAAAATTTGATAAAACTCCTCCATTAAGATTTGAAATCCGGGAATTCCTGGATTTTTTGAATGGCGGTGCCACTCCCCGAAGCAGTTTTGAAGACGGACTCGAAGTCATAAAAACCATTCATGACATTGTTGAATTAGCAAAATAG
- a CDS encoding 2'-5' RNA ligase family protein: MNLQKHYDRMWDEASGKFKTKQFETDPMIDSSDDDRYGITLLARPSEQVKQNISEMLNEIKSVAPLQYYYPLSDLHFTVLSVISCYSGFSLTDIQSSRYINLIELVTTSFSPFRIRFQGITASPSCIIVQGFPEDDSLNELRTKLREQFRTSDLQNSIDHRYLLKTAHLTCVRFREVPENPEKVFSSVSQFRNRDFGISKIDRLELVGNDWYQRKEKTTLLDTFHLTSSA; this comes from the coding sequence ATGAACCTGCAGAAGCATTACGACCGAATGTGGGATGAAGCTTCAGGGAAGTTCAAAACGAAGCAGTTTGAAACGGACCCGATGATTGATTCTTCTGATGACGATCGATACGGCATCACATTGCTGGCCCGGCCTTCGGAGCAAGTCAAACAGAATATTTCGGAAATGTTGAACGAGATCAAGTCCGTTGCGCCGCTTCAGTATTATTATCCCCTGAGCGATCTTCATTTTACGGTTTTATCGGTGATCTCTTGTTATTCAGGTTTTTCACTTACAGACATTCAGTCTTCCCGCTATATCAATTTGATTGAATTGGTTACAACATCATTCTCACCATTTCGGATTCGGTTTCAAGGCATAACGGCTTCTCCATCCTGTATCATCGTGCAGGGATTTCCGGAAGATGATTCGCTGAACGAACTTCGAACCAAACTGAGAGAACAATTTCGAACCTCCGATCTTCAAAACTCGATAGATCATCGCTATCTTTTGAAAACTGCTCATCTTACTTGTGTTCGTTTCAGAGAAGTGCCGGAAAATCCCGAGAAAGTTTTTTCATCTGTTTCCCAATTCCGGAACCGGGATTTTGGTATTTCTAAAATTGACCGGCTGGAACTTGTTGGAAACGACTGGTATCAGCGAAAAGAAAAAACTACATTGCTGGATACATTCCACTTAACAAGTTCTGCCTGA
- a CDS encoding DUF1801 domain-containing protein, translating to MTPFQNPAVENKFSSYPEIIRPRLLKLRQMIFETASENETVNKLEETLSWGEPSYKTKTGSTVRMDWKKSQPDQYAMYFTCTTSLVDTFRKLYGDKLQFDGTRAIVFDLLKDIPELELKHCISLALTYHNVKHLPMLGV from the coding sequence ATGACGCCTTTTCAAAACCCAGCAGTTGAAAATAAATTCAGCAGTTATCCCGAAATTATTCGGCCACGACTTTTAAAATTACGGCAGATGATTTTTGAGACAGCCTCTGAAAATGAAACCGTTAACAAACTTGAGGAAACTCTGAGTTGGGGTGAGCCCAGCTATAAAACAAAAACCGGAAGTACGGTGCGAATGGATTGGAAGAAATCACAACCGGATCAATATGCGATGTACTTTACATGCACCACAAGTTTGGTGGATACTTTCCGAAAATTGTACGGAGATAAACTACAGTTTGATGGAACCCGGGCTATTGTTTTCGACTTGTTGAAAGACATTCCCGAGCTGGAACTAAAACATTGCATATCCCTTGCACTTACCTATCACAATGTAAAACACCTGCCCATGTTGGGTGTTTAA
- a CDS encoding VOC family protein yields MSANNDYKIPAQTRIGHVHLKVSNIQESLDFYCGLLGFELTTTYGSDAAFISAGGYHHHIGLNTWHSKNGPPAPRHSTGLFHTAILYPTRKDLAIAFQRLQDANYPLSGAADHGVSEAIYLDDPDQNGVELYWDRPKDQWPQKPDGSLEMYTRPLDIADLLGELE; encoded by the coding sequence ATGTCCGCCAATAACGATTACAAAATCCCGGCTCAAACCAGAATCGGGCATGTGCACCTCAAAGTATCCAACATTCAGGAATCTCTGGATTTCTATTGCGGTCTTCTTGGCTTCGAGTTGACGACAACTTATGGCTCTGACGCCGCTTTTATTTCTGCAGGAGGATATCATCATCACATTGGATTAAACACATGGCACAGTAAAAATGGCCCGCCGGCACCGCGTCATTCTACCGGACTTTTTCACACCGCCATTCTTTATCCCACAAGAAAAGATCTGGCAATTGCTTTTCAGAGATTGCAGGATGCAAATTATCCGCTGAGTGGAGCGGCCGATCATGGTGTCTCCGAGGCCATTTATTTGGATGATCCTGATCAAAATGGTGTGGAATTGTATTGGGATCGCCCGAAAGATCAATGGCCTCAAAAACCGGATGGCTCTCTTGAAATGTACACTCGCCCGCTGGATATTGCAGATTTGTTGGGTGAATTGGAGTGA
- a CDS encoding heavy-metal-associated domain-containing protein has protein sequence MKTLTFKTDIQCSGCVSTVTPYLDKQEGIHEWSVDLDHKDRILTVQTENMASDQIKKAIKEAGYSAEEING, from the coding sequence ATGAAAACATTGACGTTCAAAACAGACATTCAGTGCTCAGGTTGCGTATCAACCGTCACTCCGTATCTCGACAAGCAGGAAGGAATTCATGAGTGGTCGGTTGATCTCGATCATAAAGACCGAATCCTGACTGTTCAAACTGAAAATATGGCATCCGATCAGATCAAAAAAGCAATAAAGGAAGCCGGCTATTCTGCCGAAGAGATTAATGGATAA
- a CDS encoding dTDP-4-dehydrorhamnose 3,5-epimerase family protein encodes MGKESRLISGGEIYQTELKKVAEHKDYRGSFSEIFQEYWNTCIEPVQWSLVKSKENVFRGMHLHKRHDEYFCLLTGHCFLGLKDIRPGSPTEGVHSLYELFEEDLAALAFPKGLLHGWYFDTPSIHVQAVSEAYVDYGKDDNWGVIWNAPDLGIPWPMDDAILSQRAQDFPTEAELKASLGDWKPFEEAREKIQKS; translated from the coding sequence ATGGGAAAAGAATCCAGACTCATATCAGGTGGAGAAATCTATCAGACCGAACTAAAAAAAGTTGCAGAACATAAAGACTACAGGGGATCATTTTCAGAAATTTTCCAGGAATACTGGAATACCTGTATCGAACCGGTACAATGGAGTCTTGTAAAGTCAAAAGAGAACGTCTTCAGGGGAATGCATCTGCATAAGCGCCATGATGAATATTTTTGCCTGCTCACAGGCCATTGTTTTCTCGGTTTAAAAGATATTCGGCCCGGCTCACCAACGGAAGGTGTGCACTCCTTATATGAATTGTTTGAGGAAGACCTGGCGGCATTGGCTTTTCCCAAAGGTCTTTTACATGGTTGGTATTTCGATACTCCCTCCATTCATGTTCAGGCAGTTTCTGAAGCCTATGTGGATTATGGAAAAGACGACAACTGGGGAGTCATCTGGAATGCACCAGACCTGGGTATTCCCTGGCCAATGGATGATGCAATTCTTTCTCAACGAGCCCAGGATTTCCCGACAGAAGCTGAACTCAAGGCCTCTTTAGGAGACTGGAAGCCTTTTGAAGAAGCTCGGGAAAAAATTCAAAAATCGTAA
- a CDS encoding PQQ-dependent sugar dehydrogenase gives MKYSSLTFLLALFFVSCTSDRNQSTSIAYLKLDRSTLVLEEVAGNLGIPWDVDASVPGALWFTEQSGSVYRMDLKSLEKEKVLEIPDVLYKKSYGLLGMTVHPEEKSVFLHYTFQSNKDDLQQAVQSRLVKYSFDGDSLINPQILLDSIPGNTYHNGSRLAISPDEKLFFSMGDAGRPNQTQNDSILVGKIMQFNLDGSIPEDNPIPKSPIWSRGHRNPQGLVFSDDGTFYSTEHGPNNDDEINLVIKDGNYGWPDVQGFCDQDFEQNFCAEFEIKEPLMAWTPTIAIAGLAIFENETIPEWNHSLITANMKGRALRVLNLSDSGQEITEEHIYLQKEFGRIRDVSVASDGSVYFTTSNTDWHPRFQPWMYDELPEMNDRIIRIRSLTENETLDDSLPFFTENTESLDLLSEDWNHQVGEEEFAAGRQLYVQHCQICHGPEGQGSADMYPPLSETEWVTGDKARLIRTLLLGLSEPIEVNGEMYNQEMPAFQQLTDQEIADVLTYIRNSFGNSSGAVIPGEVFEERKSLH, from the coding sequence TTGAAGTATTCTTCACTGACATTTCTCCTTGCATTGTTCTTCGTCTCGTGTACTTCTGACAGAAACCAATCCACATCTATCGCTTATCTGAAGCTGGATCGTTCCACATTAGTCCTTGAAGAAGTGGCCGGCAACTTGGGAATTCCATGGGATGTGGATGCATCCGTTCCCGGAGCTTTATGGTTTACGGAGCAGAGCGGTTCAGTCTATCGAATGGATCTGAAATCACTTGAGAAGGAAAAAGTTCTGGAAATCCCGGATGTGCTTTACAAAAAATCCTACGGACTTCTGGGGATGACGGTTCATCCCGAAGAAAAATCTGTGTTTCTACACTACACATTTCAATCAAACAAAGATGACCTTCAACAAGCGGTACAATCGCGCTTAGTGAAGTATTCTTTTGATGGCGATTCGCTCATCAATCCGCAGATTTTATTAGACAGCATTCCCGGAAATACGTATCACAATGGTTCACGTTTGGCCATCTCTCCGGATGAAAAACTCTTCTTCTCGATGGGTGATGCCGGCCGGCCGAATCAAACACAAAACGATTCAATTTTGGTTGGGAAAATCATGCAGTTCAACCTGGATGGATCCATTCCTGAAGATAATCCGATTCCCAAAAGCCCGATCTGGTCACGCGGCCATCGCAATCCCCAGGGGCTCGTTTTTTCTGATGACGGAACTTTTTACAGTACGGAACATGGTCCCAATAACGACGATGAAATCAACCTGGTTATAAAAGACGGAAATTATGGCTGGCCGGATGTTCAGGGATTTTGTGATCAGGATTTTGAACAGAACTTTTGTGCTGAATTTGAAATCAAAGAACCTCTGATGGCATGGACTCCAACGATAGCCATTGCCGGACTGGCAATTTTTGAGAATGAAACCATTCCTGAATGGAATCACAGCCTGATCACTGCGAATATGAAAGGCCGGGCATTACGGGTTTTAAATTTAAGTGATAGCGGTCAGGAGATCACTGAAGAACACATCTACCTGCAAAAAGAGTTTGGACGAATTCGGGATGTCTCTGTGGCATCAGACGGGTCTGTCTATTTCACTACCAGCAATACCGACTGGCATCCACGCTTTCAACCCTGGATGTATGATGAGTTACCGGAAATGAATGACCGTATCATTCGTATCCGGTCACTTACAGAAAATGAAACCCTAGATGATTCATTACCTTTTTTTACCGAAAACACTGAATCTCTTGATCTTCTGAGCGAAGACTGGAACCACCAGGTGGGTGAAGAAGAGTTTGCCGCAGGCCGGCAGTTGTATGTACAGCACTGCCAGATTTGTCACGGACCCGAAGGCCAGGGCTCGGCGGATATGTATCCCCCACTTTCTGAAACAGAATGGGTTACCGGTGACAAAGCCCGCTTGATTCGAACACTGCTTCTGGGCCTCTCTGAACCCATTGAAGTAAACGGCGAAATGTATAACCAAGAAATGCCTGCCTTCCAACAACTGACGGATCAGGAAATTGCCGATGTTCTCACTTACATTCGCAATAGCTTTGGCAACTCATCCGGTGCTGTTATTCCCGGTGAAGTATTTGAAGAAAGAAAAAGCCTTCATTAG
- a CDS encoding M81 family metallopeptidase — translation MKKPLLFLVVSLLFIAIISCSSTEPSEDLPRIAIAGVAIESSTFSPAVTHEEAFKARRGDEVFSYYPFVDEGSEKRQRAQWFPTLRGHSIPGGIVTREAYESLVTETLERLEENLPYDGLFFDIHGAMSVQGLDDPEGDFIKRVREVVGTETLISTSMDLHGNVSQRLAEHTDLITCYRMAPHEDALESKERAVENLLTRLENGEGKPEYKAWIPVPILLPGEKTSTRVDPAKTLYEKVEPAANEEGVIDAAIWVGYAWADEPRNHAVVMVTGDDQQKVTETAEMLAQSFWDVRNEFEFIAPTATLEESLEMAINSDVQPFIISDMGDNPTAGGAGDVTWTIRQILDRQEFQSEDGPSLIYASIPGPEFIEVAVEAGVGGTVSEYAGAEVDDRYSPPILLEGEITAIEHGDEDAETEVVVKIGSANVIVTKKRKPYHHESDFTNLGLNPRETDIVVVKIGYLVPELYDMRADWIMALTPGGVDQDLHRLEYERINRPMFPLDEFEEEPDLSARLIPASDEL, via the coding sequence ATGAAAAAACCACTTCTGTTTCTCGTCGTTTCTCTTCTTTTTATCGCCATTATTTCTTGCAGTTCAACAGAGCCGAGCGAGGATTTACCCCGAATCGCCATTGCCGGAGTTGCCATTGAATCCAGCACCTTTTCCCCGGCTGTTACTCACGAAGAAGCATTCAAAGCCAGAAGAGGTGATGAGGTTTTTTCTTACTATCCTTTTGTGGATGAAGGATCTGAGAAACGGCAACGCGCCCAATGGTTCCCCACGCTTCGCGGTCATTCCATTCCGGGAGGAATTGTAACTCGTGAGGCATACGAATCGCTTGTGACGGAAACGCTGGAACGACTTGAAGAAAACCTGCCGTACGACGGACTCTTTTTTGATATCCACGGCGCAATGAGTGTTCAGGGGCTGGATGATCCTGAAGGAGATTTTATCAAACGGGTCCGAGAAGTGGTTGGGACGGAAACGTTGATCTCAACATCGATGGATCTGCATGGAAATGTATCTCAGAGACTTGCTGAACATACCGATTTGATTACGTGTTACCGGATGGCACCGCACGAAGATGCGCTGGAATCAAAAGAACGTGCGGTGGAAAATCTGCTTACGCGTCTCGAAAATGGAGAAGGAAAACCCGAATACAAAGCGTGGATTCCGGTTCCGATTCTCCTACCTGGAGAGAAAACCAGTACGCGCGTTGATCCTGCAAAGACTCTTTATGAAAAGGTTGAACCGGCAGCAAATGAAGAGGGTGTCATTGATGCAGCCATTTGGGTTGGATACGCCTGGGCGGATGAGCCGAGAAATCATGCTGTTGTGATGGTTACCGGCGATGATCAACAGAAAGTAACCGAGACCGCCGAAATGCTGGCCCAAAGTTTTTGGGATGTTCGAAATGAGTTTGAGTTTATTGCCCCGACAGCCACGCTCGAAGAAAGTTTAGAGATGGCTATCAACAGTGATGTGCAACCGTTTATCATCAGTGATATGGGTGATAATCCGACCGCAGGCGGCGCCGGAGATGTCACCTGGACGATTCGCCAAATTTTGGATCGACAGGAATTTCAATCCGAAGATGGTCCGTCACTTATCTATGCGTCCATTCCGGGACCAGAATTTATAGAAGTAGCGGTTGAAGCGGGAGTTGGCGGAACAGTCAGCGAATACGCAGGTGCCGAAGTGGATGACCGATACTCCCCTCCCATCCTTCTTGAAGGGGAAATCACGGCCATTGAACATGGCGATGAAGACGCTGAAACCGAAGTAGTTGTGAAAATCGGGAGTGCGAATGTGATCGTCACAAAGAAACGAAAACCCTATCACCACGAAAGTGATTTTACAAATCTGGGGCTGAATCCGCGAGAAACGGATATCGTGGTTGTGAAAATCGGTTATCTCGTACCCGAATTGTATGATATGCGAGCCGACTGGATTATGGCTCTCACTCCCGGCGGAGTGGATCAGGATTTGCATCGGCTGGAGTATGAGCGAATCAACCGGCCAATGTTCCCGTTAGATGAATTTGAAGAAGAACCGGATTTATCCGCCCGATTGATTCCGGCATCCGACGAACTTTAA